In Helianthus annuus cultivar XRQ/B chromosome 3, HanXRQr2.0-SUNRISE, whole genome shotgun sequence, a single window of DNA contains:
- the LOC110929424 gene encoding cytochrome P450 CYP72A219 produces MVGNVVITIVIVLIGRVGWKLLNWAWLKPRKLEKWMRSEGYKGNSYKLVIGDMKELAQTMKEGKTKSIPISHDIAAHVLPFDHQIITKYGKKSFIWFGPTPRIYIMEPELIKEILSRPNDFLKPHPDQFRDSVISGLLVSEGQKWAKNRQIMNPAFHLENIKGMFPAICSSCRDMVSRLEKLTAGTGPVEVDVWPYIDSLAGDVLARTAFGSSYEEGQKIFQLQKEQMDLAMQNLLMLYLPGGRFIPTKVNKKFKENDNELRSILMDIINKKKKAIATGEGWSDDLLGLMLKSNLKEIEEDGVGMSMEEIIDEGKLFYVGGSETTSSLMIWAVFCLGLHQDWQHKAREEVLQVFGTKELHYEGLKHLKIVTMILNEALRLYPPVVMAIRATNKETKLGNMTMPAGVNIALPMIRVQRDRDLWGEDALEFKPERFAEGIAHATKGLGSGSFFPFTGGPRVCIGQNIAMAEAKATVATILQRFSFELSPSYKHSPFPMFTLPPTFGVPLILREL; encoded by the exons ATGGTGGGCAACGTTGTAATCACCATTGTTATAGTTTTGATAGGGAGGGTGGGGTGGAAATTACTAAACTGGGCATGGTTAAAGCCAAGGAAGTTAGAAAAGTGGATGAGAAGTGAAGGGTATAAGGGTAATTCGTACAAGCTGGTAATAGGTGACATGAAGGAGCTTGCACAAACGATGAAGGAAGGTAAAACAAAGTCGATCCCAATCTCACATGATATCGCGGCACATGTTCTACCATTTGATCACCAAATCATTACCAAATATG GTAAAAAGTCATTTATATGGTTTGGGCCGACCCCAAGAATTTACATCATGGAACCAGAACTGATAAAGGAGATATTGTCAAGGCCCAACGACTTTTTGAAGCCTCACCCTGACCAATTTCGAGATAGTGTCATCAGTGGACTTCTAGTCTCCGAGGGTCAAAAATGGGCCAAGAATCGTCAAATAATGAACCCAGCTTTCCATCTTGAAAACATCAAG GGTATGTTCCCGGCGATTTGTTCAAGTTGCCGCGATATGGTCAGCAGACTAGAAAAACTTACTGCTGGAACTGGTCCTGTGGAAGTTGATGTGTGGCCGTATATCGATAGCTTGGCCGGAGATGTTCTTGCACGGACGGCTTTCGGTAGCTCTTATGAAGAAGGACAAAAGATATTCCAACTCCAAAAGGAACAAATGGATCTAGCAATGCAAAACTTGTTAATGCTTTATTTACCTGGAGGAAG gttTATACCAACGAAAGTGAACAAGAAGTTTAAAGAAAATGACAACGAGCTTCGATCTATACTCATGGACATAATCAACAAAAAGAAGAAAGCGATCGCGACGGGAGAAGGTTGGAGCGACGACTTACTCGGGCTTATGTTAAAATCAAATTTGAAAGAGATCGAAGAAGATGGAGTGGGCATGAGCATGGAAGAAATAATTGATGAAGGCAAACTATTTTACGTTGGTGGATCAGAAACAACCTCAAGTTTAATGATTTGGGCCGTTTTCTGTTTGGGCCTGCATCAAGATTGGCAACACAAAGCCCGAGAGGAAGTTCTACAAGTTTTTGGTACTAAAGAACTACATTATGAAGGACTAAAACATCTCAAGATTGTTACCATGATACTAAACGAGGCTCTTAGGCTATACCCGCCGGTAGTCATGGCGATTCGAGCTACAAACAAGGAGACGAAGCTCGGAAACATGACGATGCCAGCGGGTGTGAACATAGCTTTACCGATGATTCGTGTCCAACGTGACCGGGACTTATGGGGTGAAGATGCATTAGAGTTTAAACCCGAAAGGTTTGCGGAAGGAATTGCTCATGCGACTAAAGGACTCGGTTCGGGGAGTTTCTTTCCGTTTACGGGTGGTCCTCGAGTTTGCATCGGGCAAAACATTGCAATGGCCGAAGCAAAGGCGACGGTTGCGACTATTTTACAACGGTTCTCGTTTGAGCTTTCTCCATCTTACAAACATTCTCCTTTTCCTATGTTCACTCTTCCGCCTACGTTTGGTGTTCCGTTAATTTTACGTGAACTTTAA
- the LOC110929423 gene encoding cytochrome P450 CYP72A219 translates to MVAAVGKLVIAIIVVVILRWGWKLLRWGWKLLNWAWLNPKKLEKALREQGYKGNSYKLLKGDLIELATMVKEVRSKPMPISHDISSHVLPYDHHIFNKYGKKTYIWFGPTPRVYVADPELIKEILSRPNEFQRPQHEPLRDSVIGGLVVSEGHKWAKHRHIINPAFHLESIKGMLSAICLSCSEMIKKWEVLTAGSGMAEVDVWPYIDNLAGDVISRAAFSSSYEEAQSIFSIQKEQMDLALQLLFIFYLPGGRFIPTKANKRFNENRHKLQTLARGIVEKRKKAIETGEASNNDLLGILLESNSKEFKDQGDGMSIEDVIEECKLFYIAGSETTSSLIIWTMVCLSLHQEWQHKAREEILEVFGTQELHFEGLKHLKIVTMILNEVLRLYPPATLVLRATHKETKLGAMMLPSGVNIIIPVLRVHHDPEIWGEDATEFKPERFSEGIANATQGKGSCAFMPFGGGPRICIGQNFAMIEAKVTIAKILQRFSFELSPSYKHSPFAVFSLPPQFGAHLILHAI, encoded by the exons ATGGTAGCAGCTGTGGGTAAACTTGTGATCGCCATTATTGTAGTAGTGATACTCAGATGGGGATGGAAACTACTCAGATGGGGATGGAAACTACTAAACTGGGCATGGCTAAATCCAAAGAAGCTAGAGAAAGCTTTGAGAGAACAAGGGTATAAAGGTAATTCATACAAGCTGTTGAAGGGAGACCTCATAGAGCTTGCAACAATGGTTAAGGAAGTTAGATCAAAGCCTATGCCTATCTCCCATGATATCAGTTCACATGTGTTGCCCTATGATCATCATATTTTCAACAAATACG gtaaaaAAACTTACATATGGTTTGGGCCAACGCCACGGGTCTATGTTGCGGACCCAGAACTGATCAAGGAGATTTTATCAAGACCAAATGAGTTCCAGAGGCCACAACATGAGCCACTCAGGGATAGCGTCATCGGTGGACTTGTAGTCTCTGAAGGTCACAAATGGGCCAAACATCGACACATAATCAACCCAGCCTTTCATCTTGAAAGTATCAAG GGTATGCTCTCCGCAATTTGTTTAAGTTGTAGTGAAATGATCAAGAAATGGGAAGTGCTCACCGCCGGAAGTGGCATGGCAGAAGTCGACGTGTGGCCTTATATTGATAACTTAGCCGGAGATGTGATTTCACGAGCAGCATTCAGCAGTAGTTATGAGGAAGCACAAAGTATATTCAGTATTCAAAAGGAACAAATGGATCTTGCGTTGCAgttgttatttattttttatcttcCAGGAGGAAG GTTTATACCTACAAAAGCAAATAAAAGGTTCAACGAAAACCGCCATAAGCTTCAAACTCTAGCGAGGGGTATAgttgaaaagagaaagaaagcaaTCGAGACCGGAGAAGCTAGCAACAATGATTTACTAGGGATTTTGCTGGAATCAAATTCAAAAGAATTCAAAGATCAAGGGGATGGAATGAGTATTGAAGATGTGATAGAAGAATGCAAACTATTTTACATTGCGGGATCTGAAACAACCTCGAGTTTGATTATTTGGACCATGGTTTGTTTAAGTTTGCATCAAGAATGGCAACACAAAGCTCGAGAAGAGATTTTGGAAGTTTTTGGTACTCAAGAACTACATTTTGAAGGCCTAAAACATCTCAAGATTGTTACCATGATACTAAACGAGGTTCTTAGGCTATACCCGCCTGCAACCCTTGTTCTACGAGCTACCCACAAGGAGACAAAGCTAGGAGCTATGATGCTACCATCAGGCGTGAACATAATCATACCTGTACTTCGTGTTCACCATGACCCTGAAATATGGGGAGAAGATGCAACCGAGTTCAAGCCTGAAAGATTCTCAGAAGGAATAGCGAATGCGACCCAAGGCAAAGGATCGTGTGCCTTTATGCCATTTGGTGGAGGTCCAAGGATTTGCATAGGGCAAAACTTTGCCATGATAGAAGCGAAAGTAACAATAGCTAAGATTCTGCAACGATTCTCATTTGAGCTTTCTCCATCTTACAAACATTCTCCATTCGCAGTGTTTAGTCTTCCACCGCAGTTTGGTGCTCACTTGATTTTGCATGCCATTTAA